One window of the Actinomycetota bacterium genome contains the following:
- the grdA gene encoding glycine/sarcosine/betaine reductase complex selenoprotein A: protein MDLRGKTVVALGERDSVPGEAIAEVAKSAGAEVIEVRTECFVUTASGAMDPENQALIKRIVEERGAEDIVVMLGAADAEAVEVAAETVRDGDPAWVGPLAGVQLGLPVLHVFEDEVKEQADDDVYEAQIGFFEMTLDVDEVRDAMRRARGET from the coding sequence ATGGACCTACGAGGCAAGACGGTCGTGGCCCTCGGCGAGCGCGACAGCGTGCCCGGCGAGGCGATCGCCGAGGTGGCGAAGAGTGCCGGCGCCGAGGTGATCGAGGTGCGCACGGAGTGCTTCGTCTGAACGGCCTCGGGCGCCATGGACCCGGAGAACCAGGCGCTGATCAAGCGGATCGTCGAGGAGCGCGGCGCCGAGGACATCGTGGTGATGCTCGGCGCGGCGGACGCGGAAGCGGTCGAGGTGGCCGCCGAGACCGTCCGTGACGGCGATCCGGCCTGGGTGGGTCCGTTGGCCGGGGTCCAGTTGGGACTCCCCGTGCTGCACGTGTTCGAGGACGAGGTGAAGGAACAGGCCGACGACGACGTCTACGAGGCGCAGATCGGCTTCTTCGAGATGACCCTCGACGTCGACGAGGTGAGGGACGCCATGCGGCGTGCCCGTGGTGAGACGTGA
- a CDS encoding glucose 1-dehydrogenase — protein MRFEGRRVIVTGASRGIGRGIVDAFLDEGATVLATDVLAEGLAALAAEHPHADRLTTHEADLGTIDGPRGVVTATVEAFGGVDVLVNNAGLQPDGAALDVGAGDFDATFAVNVRAPMLTMQGACRHWVDRGSPGAIVNIASANAFRNESPESIYNASKAALVALTKAFAHEVGHHGIRANCVAPGETITPEAEGEMAEDPAERELARRYLAKIPLRYAGTPRDQAMAVLFLASDDARFITAQTLIVDGGELGGGSWYDEHAAPALPPPDRPITG, from the coding sequence ATGCGGTTCGAGGGACGACGGGTGATCGTGACCGGCGCGTCGCGCGGCATCGGACGCGGGATCGTCGACGCGTTCCTCGACGAGGGAGCCACGGTGCTCGCGACCGACGTGCTCGCCGAGGGGCTGGCAGCCCTCGCTGCCGAGCATCCCCATGCCGACCGGCTCACCACGCACGAGGCCGACCTCGGCACGATCGACGGCCCGCGCGGCGTCGTCACCGCCACGGTCGAGGCGTTCGGCGGGGTCGATGTGCTCGTGAACAATGCGGGCCTGCAGCCCGACGGCGCCGCCCTCGACGTCGGCGCAGGCGATTTCGACGCGACGTTCGCGGTGAACGTGCGCGCGCCGATGCTCACGATGCAGGGAGCCTGCCGTCACTGGGTCGATCGCGGCTCTCCGGGGGCGATCGTCAACATCGCGAGCGCGAACGCGTTCCGAAACGAGTCACCGGAGTCGATCTACAACGCCTCGAAGGCAGCGCTCGTGGCGCTCACGAAGGCATTCGCCCATGAGGTCGGCCACCACGGGATCCGGGCGAACTGCGTCGCCCCCGGCGAGACGATCACGCCGGAGGCGGAAGGCGAGATGGCCGAGGATCCAGCCGAACGCGAGCTCGCGCGCCGCTACCTCGCGAAGATCCCGCTGCGATACGCAGGCACGCCCCGCGACCAGGCGATGGCGGTGCTGTTCCTGGCGAGCGACGACGCCAGGTTCATCACGGCCCAGACCCTGATCGTCGACGGCGGCGAGCTGGGCGGCGGCAGCTGGTACGACGAGCACGCCGCCCCTGCGCTGCCGCCGCCGGATCGCCCGATCACCGGCTGA
- a CDS encoding extracellular solute-binding protein, whose protein sequence is MTRNRILPGLAVVATLSLVAVACGSGDEPEPGGDASSAPADPADITGTIRLYSYSDGFDPDYMETFFETYPNIEVETAGFGSNEEAVAKIQAGFEADVVNSCVDEATLEMVNKGMYQPLDETRLENWDDIWPGMKELPGVVVDGEIFIVPVDAGTAGIMYNADEITTPPTSWTDLFDPQYAGRASLEDLAITALDVGALANGIENPLEMTPDQLEMVTQYLIDHRDQFRTFWKGEADVKAQFKSGEIVIASGYPGTAKSLRKEGVNVQFAAAEEGQMLWTCGYGISPDIAEENVDAAYALLNWYTSLPPQVYAATNWSYLTSNMGIIDAVPAKVVEEASLDSLFTLDNAIPASPPDDRASWVAAWTEVKAS, encoded by the coding sequence ATGACGCGGAACCGGATCCTGCCCGGCCTGGCGGTCGTGGCGACCTTGTCTCTCGTGGCGGTGGCCTGCGGGAGCGGCGACGAGCCCGAGCCCGGCGGTGACGCCAGCTCGGCACCGGCCGATCCAGCCGACATCACCGGCACGATCCGCCTCTATTCCTACTCCGACGGCTTCGATCCCGACTACATGGAGACGTTCTTCGAGACCTACCCCAACATCGAGGTCGAGACCGCCGGGTTCGGCAGCAACGAGGAAGCCGTCGCCAAGATCCAGGCTGGATTCGAAGCCGACGTCGTCAACAGCTGCGTCGACGAGGCCACGCTCGAGATGGTGAACAAAGGCATGTACCAGCCGCTCGACGAGACTCGCCTCGAGAACTGGGACGACATCTGGCCGGGCATGAAGGAACTACCGGGCGTGGTCGTCGACGGCGAGATCTTCATCGTGCCTGTCGATGCCGGTACTGCCGGGATCATGTACAACGCCGATGAGATCACGACCCCGCCCACGTCGTGGACGGACCTGTTCGACCCGCAGTACGCGGGCCGCGCTTCGCTCGAGGATCTCGCGATCACCGCGCTTGACGTCGGGGCGCTCGCCAACGGCATCGAGAACCCGCTCGAGATGACGCCCGACCAGCTCGAGATGGTCACGCAGTACCTGATCGACCATCGCGACCAGTTCCGCACGTTCTGGAAGGGCGAGGCCGACGTCAAGGCGCAGTTCAAGTCGGGCGAGATCGTGATCGCGAGCGGGTATCCGGGCACGGCGAAGTCACTTCGCAAGGAAGGCGTGAACGTGCAGTTCGCCGCCGCCGAGGAGGGCCAGATGCTCTGGACCTGCGGCTACGGCATCAGTCCGGACATCGCCGAGGAGAACGTCGATGCCGCGTACGCGCTGCTGAACTGGTACACGAGCCTGCCGCCGCAGGTGTACGCGGCGACCAACTGGAGCTATCTCACCTCGAACATGGGGATCATCGATGCGGTGCCGGCGAAGGTCGTCGAGGAAGCCTCGCTGGACTCGCTGTTCACCCTCGACAACGCGATCCCAGCCAGTCCGCCCGACGACCGCGCGTCATGGGTCGCGGCGTGGACCGAGGTGAAGGCGTCGTAG
- a CDS encoding glycine/sarcosine/betaine reductase component B subunit codes for MESTLADLEIATFAVDEVVEGTQTGWSAGRLTLALPQLAVGAGSLPALAEATVEVVRPGDPVRISNVLDVVLPTARVADARLHRLRGVAVLTVCDWRAAGYADAEDLPDSLVDMSGPGADRSPWGATTNVVLRCVPALGAGVAEADRAVRELAVAVGIALAACTAGASASDVRAVGSLPPADAALPAIAVVLQVASEGPLLDTFLDGLPLGVFEPRVLDEHVLHEGRLTNGAYDWAGVRNVTAVYQDPAVIRELRARHGTDARFVGVVLAPGYLDGAEQKRLAAEASAELVAGLGADGVVCTTFSSGNSHTDTMLTVQACERRGIGTAALVCETNGGLTDHVPEADCLVSTGNEDELVDAWIPERVIGEEHARVGERVPAVHYLGGLVQTGDARWTAVPA; via the coding sequence TTGGAATCCACGCTCGCTGATCTCGAGATCGCGACGTTCGCGGTCGACGAGGTCGTCGAGGGGACCCAGACAGGGTGGAGCGCCGGGCGTCTCACGCTCGCGCTACCGCAGCTCGCGGTCGGAGCCGGCTCACTGCCGGCGCTGGCGGAGGCCACGGTCGAGGTCGTCCGTCCCGGCGATCCCGTCCGCATCTCGAACGTCCTCGATGTCGTGCTGCCCACTGCCCGGGTCGCCGACGCACGCCTGCATCGACTCCGGGGCGTCGCGGTGCTCACCGTCTGCGACTGGAGAGCCGCCGGATACGCGGATGCGGAGGACCTTCCCGACTCGCTCGTCGACATGTCCGGGCCGGGTGCCGATCGGAGCCCGTGGGGCGCGACGACGAACGTGGTCCTGCGATGCGTGCCCGCGCTCGGAGCCGGCGTGGCCGAGGCCGACCGCGCGGTGAGGGAACTCGCCGTCGCCGTCGGGATCGCGCTTGCGGCGTGCACGGCCGGAGCCTCCGCGTCCGATGTTCGCGCGGTCGGTTCGCTCCCCCCGGCCGACGCCGCATTGCCGGCGATCGCGGTGGTCCTGCAGGTCGCATCGGAAGGACCGCTGCTCGACACGTTCCTTGACGGCCTGCCGCTGGGCGTGTTCGAGCCGCGCGTCCTCGATGAGCATGTGTTGCACGAGGGGCGGCTGACCAACGGTGCGTACGACTGGGCGGGCGTCCGCAACGTGACCGCGGTGTACCAGGACCCGGCCGTGATCCGGGAGCTGCGGGCGCGGCATGGGACCGATGCTCGGTTCGTCGGCGTCGTGCTCGCGCCGGGCTACCTCGACGGTGCGGAGCAGAAGCGGCTGGCGGCCGAGGCGTCGGCAGAGCTCGTCGCCGGACTCGGCGCGGACGGCGTGGTCTGCACGACGTTCTCGAGCGGAAACTCCCACACCGACACGATGCTCACGGTCCAGGCGTGTGAGCGACGGGGCATCGGCACCGCGGCGCTCGTGTGCGAGACGAACGGCGGCCTCACCGACCACGTGCCCGAGGCCGACTGCCTCGTGAGCACGGGGAACGAGGACGAGCTCGTCGACGCGTGGATCCCCGAACGGGTGATCGGCGAGGAACACGCCCGCGTCGGCGAGCGCGTGCCAGCCGTGCACTACCTCGGCGGCCTCGTGCAGACCGGTGATGCTCGATGGACGGCGGTGCCGGCATGA
- a CDS encoding DUF5940 domain-containing protein yields MTRRAAVTSASFVLEHVPDLVRYGSKPAREPEQLEALTAGLRSFDEAVSYPPNQVFIGNLAPATLWDVSREWWRHPVESATPSGPSGDVMDQQHFYELLAEVDQFELVRLGAEPEPGQLSLRRADEVVGAFAGDHEQDETLTPRVLLENLSIKASGVHALRHLLETTGVDPASITHAIGCGEEAVGDRYQRGGGNVAKAIAEHCGLPRASGVDVKSFCAAPVHAFVVASALIEAGIEDRVVVVAGGSMGKLGMKFEGALAKGFPVIEDVLAGMAVLLELADGSNGPILRTDAVGRMPVEAGSAPQAQLEALVGAPLDAMGVGIADVDVYATEIHNPEITEPQGGGDVPDRNYKMLAGLGVVRGELDRADIATFARAHGMPGFAPTQGHIASAVPWIPHALADMRAGGVHRTMLIAKGSLFLGRLTRLWDGASVTLES; encoded by the coding sequence GTGACCCGTCGTGCCGCGGTGACGTCGGCCTCGTTCGTGCTCGAGCACGTGCCCGATCTCGTCCGGTACGGCTCGAAGCCGGCGCGCGAGCCGGAGCAGCTCGAAGCGCTCACCGCGGGGCTGCGCTCGTTCGACGAGGCCGTCTCCTACCCGCCGAACCAGGTCTTCATCGGGAACCTCGCTCCGGCCACCCTCTGGGATGTGTCTCGGGAGTGGTGGCGGCATCCGGTCGAATCGGCGACGCCTTCTGGCCCGTCGGGGGATGTGATGGACCAGCAGCACTTCTACGAGCTGCTTGCCGAGGTCGATCAGTTCGAGCTGGTGCGGCTGGGTGCCGAGCCCGAGCCGGGCCAACTCTCGCTGCGGCGAGCCGACGAGGTCGTTGGTGCGTTCGCGGGCGACCACGAGCAGGACGAGACGCTCACCCCCCGGGTGCTCCTCGAGAACCTGTCGATCAAGGCCAGCGGGGTACACGCGTTGCGCCACCTGCTGGAGACCACCGGCGTCGACCCGGCGTCGATCACGCACGCGATCGGGTGCGGCGAGGAGGCGGTGGGCGATCGCTACCAGCGAGGTGGTGGCAACGTGGCGAAGGCGATCGCCGAGCACTGCGGACTCCCCCGCGCGAGCGGCGTCGACGTCAAGTCGTTCTGCGCCGCGCCGGTACACGCCTTCGTGGTCGCCTCGGCGTTGATCGAGGCGGGCATCGAGGATCGCGTGGTCGTCGTGGCCGGGGGCTCCATGGGCAAGCTCGGCATGAAGTTCGAGGGGGCCCTCGCGAAGGGGTTCCCGGTGATCGAGGACGTGCTCGCCGGCATGGCCGTGCTGCTCGAGCTCGCCGACGGCTCCAACGGCCCGATTTTGCGGACCGACGCCGTGGGACGCATGCCGGTGGAAGCGGGCTCGGCACCTCAGGCGCAGTTGGAGGCGCTCGTGGGGGCGCCGCTCGACGCGATGGGAGTCGGGATCGCCGACGTCGACGTCTACGCCACGGAGATCCACAACCCCGAGATCACCGAGCCGCAGGGAGGGGGCGACGTGCCCGACCGCAATTACAAGATGCTGGCCGGCCTCGGCGTCGTCCGAGGCGAGTTGGACCGTGCCGACATCGCCACGTTCGCCCGCGCCCACGGCATGCCGGGGTTCGCCCCGACGCAGGGCCACATCGCGAGCGCCGTGCCGTGGATCCCGCACGCGCTGGCAGACATGCGTGCCGGAGGAGTGCATCGAACGATGCTGATCGCGAAGGGGTCGCTGTTCCTGGGCCGCCTCACACGGCTGTGGGACGGCGCCTCCGTGACCCTCGAGTCCTAG
- a CDS encoding GntR family transcriptional regulator: MSEPSATLRPLQAPRSLAEDAADRIREQILDGGFKQGEHLVEAKIAEQLNISRGPVREAFKLLRAEGLLKEEPRRGTFVVSLTAQDVREIYGLRAALEGRAGRMIAQANDPTTLARLRALADEIDRAVDAGDAVAASRADLAFHEGLCELCGNTRIHEVFMRYVPTLRGLLRLDEQVLRSLDEISRQHRPFVDALEAGDEELVARLLNEHAEHAGELIAGVLASND, translated from the coding sequence ATGAGCGAGCCATCCGCCACCCTTCGGCCCCTCCAGGCGCCTCGCTCCCTGGCCGAGGACGCCGCCGACCGGATCCGCGAGCAGATCCTCGACGGCGGGTTCAAGCAGGGCGAGCATCTCGTCGAGGCGAAGATCGCGGAGCAGCTCAACATCAGTCGTGGCCCGGTCCGCGAGGCGTTCAAGCTGCTGCGAGCCGAGGGCCTCCTCAAGGAGGAACCGCGACGCGGCACGTTCGTCGTGAGCCTCACGGCCCAAGACGTGCGCGAGATCTACGGGCTCCGGGCCGCGCTCGAGGGCAGGGCCGGTCGCATGATCGCACAGGCCAACGATCCCACCACGCTCGCACGGCTCCGCGCGCTCGCCGACGAGATCGACCGAGCGGTCGATGCCGGCGACGCCGTCGCCGCGAGCCGAGCCGACCTGGCGTTCCACGAGGGGTTGTGCGAACTCTGCGGCAACACCCGCATCCACGAGGTCTTCATGCGGTACGTGCCCACCCTTCGGGGGTTGCTGCGCCTCGACGAGCAGGTGCTGCGGTCGCTCGACGAGATCTCGCGTCAGCACCGCCCGTTCGTGGACGCCCTCGAGGCAGGCGACGAGGAACTGGTCGCCCGACTGCTGAACGAGCACGCGGAGCACGCCGGAGAGCTGATCGCCGGGGTGCTCGCCTCGAACGACTGA
- a CDS encoding GyrI-like domain-containing protein — MLYDVTIKEEPDELVASIRTRIRPERIGDVIPDAFERLMGCVGPVGYGNGMPGIVMHEMREPEVADIEVFMPVADRFDPPEGVEVTTLRGGTMAATVHTGPYDASGAAYEALNEWIDEHGRQIVGPPREHYLNDPHVVGMDRAETEIEVPLA; from the coding sequence ATGCTTTACGACGTGACGATCAAGGAGGAGCCCGACGAGCTCGTGGCGTCGATCCGCACCCGGATCAGACCCGAGCGCATCGGCGATGTGATTCCCGACGCGTTCGAACGGCTGATGGGATGCGTCGGACCGGTCGGGTACGGCAACGGCATGCCCGGCATCGTGATGCACGAGATGCGTGAGCCCGAGGTGGCCGACATCGAGGTCTTCATGCCGGTCGCAGACCGGTTCGACCCGCCAGAGGGGGTGGAGGTGACGACCCTGCGCGGCGGGACCATGGCCGCGACCGTGCACACCGGTCCCTACGACGCCTCGGGTGCGGCGTACGAGGCACTGAACGAGTGGATCGACGAGCACGGCCGGCAGATCGTCGGACCGCCCCGCGAGCACTACCTGAACGATCCGCACGTGGTCGGCATGGATCGGGCGGAGACGGAGATCGAGGTCCCGCTCGCCTGA
- a CDS encoding glycine/betaine/sarcosine/D-proline family reductase selenoprotein B — MDGGAGMRVVHYVNQFFAGLGGEEAAGHGPVRLDGPQGPGRGLAAAGLTVDVTLACGDDHFGEHEAEALAMLLGWLDELEPDVLVCGPSFGSGRYGYACGVLAREAGRRGVSVVAAMTPDSPGVLAAEGAAYIVPTGSNVAGMREALPVVASLASRLAAGEPVGGPDDEGYLPRGLRVNALADRSGAERAVDLLLAKLAGDMRTEVAPSGDPVPPAPPVADLGSLRLALVTEAGCVPRGNPDRLPTRHGNVWLRYDLSGAATLAAGDYESVHAGFDTSAANEDPNRLVPLDAVRQLEREGAIGEVHDAFYTTSGVDTPVAVAARHGQEIAAELREAQVGAVILTGTUGTGTRCGAVLAKEFEREGIPTVFVTALPTIARMVGANRIVRGIAITNPTGDPSLTSHGEGALRLALVRRALELLATEVEPRTVWEVTP, encoded by the coding sequence ATGGACGGCGGTGCCGGCATGAGGGTCGTCCACTACGTGAACCAGTTCTTCGCCGGGCTCGGCGGTGAGGAGGCTGCGGGGCACGGCCCCGTCCGCCTCGACGGTCCGCAGGGGCCGGGGCGGGGTCTCGCCGCCGCGGGCCTCACCGTCGACGTCACGCTCGCCTGCGGTGACGATCACTTCGGCGAGCACGAGGCCGAGGCGTTGGCCATGCTGCTCGGGTGGCTCGACGAGCTCGAACCCGACGTGCTCGTCTGCGGGCCGTCGTTCGGCTCGGGCCGGTACGGCTACGCCTGCGGCGTGCTCGCGCGGGAGGCAGGTCGCCGTGGCGTGTCCGTCGTCGCGGCGATGACCCCGGACTCGCCGGGGGTGCTCGCCGCCGAGGGGGCCGCGTACATCGTGCCGACCGGCTCGAACGTGGCGGGCATGCGTGAGGCGCTGCCCGTCGTCGCCTCGCTCGCGTCCCGGCTCGCGGCCGGCGAGCCCGTCGGCGGGCCCGACGACGAGGGGTATCTGCCTCGTGGTCTGCGCGTGAACGCGCTCGCCGACCGATCGGGTGCCGAACGAGCGGTCGACCTGCTGCTCGCCAAGCTCGCCGGCGACATGCGGACCGAGGTGGCGCCCAGCGGCGATCCGGTGCCACCTGCACCGCCGGTCGCCGACCTCGGGTCGCTGCGGCTGGCCCTCGTGACCGAGGCGGGGTGCGTGCCGCGGGGCAACCCCGACCGGCTGCCGACGCGTCACGGGAACGTGTGGCTGCGCTACGACCTGAGTGGCGCCGCCACCCTCGCCGCCGGTGACTACGAGTCGGTGCACGCCGGGTTCGACACGTCGGCCGCGAACGAAGATCCGAACCGGCTCGTGCCGCTCGACGCCGTGCGCCAGCTCGAGCGTGAGGGCGCGATCGGCGAGGTGCACGACGCGTTCTATACGACGAGCGGCGTCGACACCCCGGTGGCGGTGGCCGCGCGACACGGGCAGGAGATCGCCGCCGAGCTGCGCGAGGCGCAGGTCGGGGCGGTGATCCTGACCGGCACCTGAGGGACCGGCACGCGCTGCGGGGCAGTGCTGGCGAAGGAGTTCGAGCGAGAGGGCATCCCGACCGTGTTCGTGACAGCGTTGCCGACGATCGCGCGGATGGTGGGAGCGAACCGCATCGTGCGGGGTATCGCGATCACCAATCCGACGGGCGATCCGTCGCTCACCTCCCATGGCGAGGGAGCGCTGCGACTCGCTCTCGTCCGACGGGCGCTCGAGTTGCTCGCGACCGAGGTCGAGCCCCGAACGGTCTGGGAGGTCACGCCGTGA
- a CDS encoding ABC transporter permease yields the protein MDRGEGVVVASQAVERAGYALGDTAAAARWRRRQALNAWGWRGFLALVGLMLFGPLVILVLFSFNDSNVLAFPLEGVTTKWYSEALTDPTLRKALGNSFSVAFVVAPLCLVLGTLSAFGLTRFRFRGRGVIGGLVGAPLVLPWLIIGIAALMGYARADIDLSLKTVIATQTVCTFPLVTAIVAAQLFRFQKVQEEAAIDLGCSRLQVLRYIILPHIGPALAAAGIFAFAWSFNNYEISAFTLGFQQTFPVWVYSSVRNPDHTAIVNAISALISIAQVVLIWFALKLMRIRSGDQATKDLIAGTEAVAAGART from the coding sequence GTGGACCGAGGTGAAGGCGTCGTAGTGGCGAGCCAGGCGGTCGAGCGCGCGGGATACGCTCTCGGCGACACGGCCGCCGCGGCTCGGTGGCGTCGTCGCCAAGCCCTCAACGCGTGGGGGTGGCGCGGTTTCCTTGCGCTGGTCGGGTTGATGCTCTTCGGCCCCCTCGTGATCCTCGTGCTGTTCTCGTTCAACGACTCGAACGTGCTCGCGTTCCCCCTCGAGGGTGTGACGACGAAGTGGTACTCGGAGGCGCTCACCGATCCGACCCTGCGCAAGGCGCTCGGCAACTCGTTCTCGGTGGCGTTCGTCGTGGCGCCGCTCTGTCTCGTGCTCGGCACGCTGTCCGCCTTCGGGCTTACGAGGTTCCGCTTCCGTGGGCGGGGGGTGATCGGCGGCCTCGTCGGTGCGCCGCTGGTGCTGCCGTGGCTGATCATCGGTATCGCGGCTTTGATGGGCTACGCCCGCGCCGACATCGACCTCAGCCTCAAGACCGTGATCGCGACGCAGACCGTCTGCACGTTCCCGCTCGTGACCGCGATCGTGGCCGCACAGCTCTTCCGCTTTCAGAAGGTGCAGGAGGAGGCTGCGATCGACCTGGGATGCTCGCGCCTGCAGGTGCTGCGATACATCATCCTGCCGCACATCGGGCCTGCGCTCGCCGCGGCCGGCATCTTCGCGTTCGCGTGGTCGTTCAACAACTACGAGATCAGCGCCTTCACGCTCGGCTTCCAACAGACGTTCCCGGTGTGGGTGTACTCGAGCGTGCGCAACCCCGATCACACCGCCATCGTGAACGCGATCTCCGCGTTGATCTCCATCGCCCAGGTCGTGTTGATCTGGTTCGCGTTGAAGCTGATGCGCATACGCAGCGGCGATCAGGCGACGAAGGATCTGATCGCCGGCACCGAGGCCGTTGCCGCGGGGGCGAGGACGTAG
- a CDS encoding ABC transporter permease, whose amino-acid sequence MAELQETLGVGIGTADETRRARRGPRRPGGARGAFGILFAPVTLLIVLFLVPFLIMVQMSVVKFPPRVDSGYTLDHYVEVLTNPLNPHIAWTTFTIATTAMIVMLLVAIPLAYFMVFKAGKWELFLLLALVLADELAPVVKVYAWQVILGRNGILNWLIPGPPVEWLLYSQFAVILTLSTTYITYTTIPIYAAMKAIEPATFEAATDLGAGWWQQARKILIPLAAPGIFVAMILVYIPMLTDFVTSDIVGGTGSYMMGQRVRDLILGQGDWGAGSALNFLLLAMSVLLALVAYRLARLNRIEA is encoded by the coding sequence ATGGCGGAACTGCAGGAGACGCTCGGCGTCGGGATCGGCACGGCCGACGAAACCCGACGCGCTCGGCGGGGCCCTCGACGGCCCGGCGGGGCACGCGGCGCGTTCGGCATCCTGTTCGCGCCCGTGACCCTGCTGATCGTGCTGTTCCTCGTGCCCTTCCTGATCATGGTGCAGATGAGCGTCGTGAAGTTCCCGCCGCGCGTCGACAGCGGCTACACGCTCGACCACTACGTCGAGGTGCTGACGAACCCGTTGAACCCGCACATCGCCTGGACGACGTTCACGATCGCGACCACGGCGATGATCGTGATGCTGCTGGTCGCGATCCCGCTCGCGTACTTCATGGTCTTCAAGGCCGGGAAGTGGGAGCTGTTCCTGCTGCTCGCGCTCGTGCTCGCCGACGAGCTTGCCCCGGTCGTGAAGGTCTACGCCTGGCAGGTGATCCTCGGCCGCAACGGCATCCTGAACTGGTTGATCCCCGGGCCGCCGGTGGAGTGGCTGCTGTACAGCCAGTTCGCGGTGATCCTCACCCTGTCGACCACGTACATCACGTACACGACGATCCCGATCTACGCCGCGATGAAGGCGATCGAGCCGGCCACGTTCGAGGCCGCGACCGACCTCGGCGCCGGCTGGTGGCAGCAGGCCCGCAAGATCCTGATCCCGCTGGCGGCGCCCGGCATCTTCGTCGCGATGATCCTCGTCTACATCCCGATGCTCACCGACTTCGTGACCTCCGACATCGTCGGCGGCACAGGGTCGTACATGATGGGCCAGCGGGTGCGCGACCTGATCTTGGGCCAAGGGGACTGGGGTGCCGGCTCCGCTTTGAACTTCCTCCTGCTCGCGATGTCGGTGTTGCTGGCGCTCGTCGCCTACCGGCTCGCCCGACTGAACAGGATCGAAGCATGA
- a CDS encoding enolase C-terminal domain-like protein yields the protein MRLHVALAFGRTSYFEQAVPPEPFEHGVRMPIRTGQDGLVRVPDGPGLGVDLDDTTIEQATIALVTASA from the coding sequence ATCAGGCTGCACGTGGCGCTCGCGTTCGGCCGCACGAGCTACTTCGAGCAGGCCGTGCCGCCTGAGCCGTTCGAGCACGGCGTGCGCATGCCGATCCGCACGGGGCAGGATGGTCTCGTGCGGGTCCCCGACGGACCCGGGCTCGGCGTCGATCTCGACGACACGACGATCGAGCAAGCGACGATCGCGCTCGTGACCGCGAGCGCCTGA
- a CDS encoding thioredoxin family protein, with amino-acid sequence MIEATVVTFGDLVREGEVLVDIWGPQCQPCLASMPAVEALEGTYGDRVRFVTVNAPDNRKICRDLRVAGLPAYLTMRDGVEVERLTSNSTTPEQIEAAIVRLMNGAPAVGPPVPEHLRG; translated from the coding sequence ATGATCGAAGCCACCGTCGTAACGTTCGGTGATCTCGTCCGCGAGGGCGAGGTCCTCGTCGACATCTGGGGCCCGCAGTGCCAGCCATGCCTCGCATCGATGCCCGCCGTCGAGGCGCTCGAGGGAACCTACGGCGATCGCGTGCGGTTCGTCACGGTGAACGCGCCCGACAACCGGAAGATCTGCCGCGACCTGCGGGTCGCCGGCCTGCCCGCCTACCTCACGATGCGTGACGGGGTCGAGGTCGAGCGCCTCACGAGCAACAGCACGACGCCCGAGCAGATCGAGGCGGCGATCGTGCGACTGATGAACGGCGCGCCCGCGGTGGGCCCGCCTGTTCCCGAGCATCTGAGGGGGTGA